The window ctccttgccctcctcggtGGCGTCGCCCTCGCAGAACCActcgatgccggcgagctcctcgacgtcggacTGCTTGGTGCCCTGGGCGTTACCGGCGATGGTCTTGTAGTCCTGCGGgatggcgacctcggcgttcTCGATGGAGACGTAGTAAGCGCTGAAGCGGCTGAAGGGAACGGGGTTCATGCCGGTGTCGTTCTTGACGTAGAGGGTAGGGACCCCTTttaagagagagagagagtgtgtgtgagcGTGTGTTTCAGAGCTAGTGAAGATGTTTCTTTTGGCAAGAGAAGGCTTGCAACTCACAGTAGGATGAGTAGTCGTTGGGGTTCTCGGCGGTTGAGCAGCCGGCCTGGAGCTCCTTGGAGGAGTTGGTGTTGATAGTGACGGCATCGGAGCCGAAGAAGGTGTGCATATGGCTCTTGTACTGGCTGGGGATGACGACGGGATCGATGTTCTTGCGCATGAAGGGCTTGGCCGAGGCAATGGTGTATGCGTTGGCGATGCCAGCACCGGCAAGCAGGAGAGAGGTGGCGGGATGCATGTCGAAGGACGGACTATGGTGAGGAGAACGGAGATGATAAAAAAAAACGAATGACGCGACTGCTTTCAAGAACAGTCGATAAGGATGGAAGGGAAAGACTAGCTCAAACACGAAGAGAACgatgagaagaaaaagacttgaacaaaaagaagaagaggccgaCGTCGTTCTTTAGTATCTTTAAATGTGAAGATCCCCATGGAATCCCCCCTTCCACGATCTGCACGCTTGTTCGTCCCATCCCCGAGAGATATGCCGCTGACCAATGTTGTAGACCCCCAGAAACAAATGCGTGTACAAGGATAAACGCGCCGTCCTGTGGACTCGGGCAGACGAAacgcggcgacgacgaatgAAGTGTGCATCCGAGGTGCAGTGTTGAGTTTCCAGACCCTCATGGGGGCTGACAAAGGCGCCGCTCGCCGCGGACTGTAATTTCGATTCGAAACGGCCTTGACAGGGGGTCTGTCGTCGGTTATTCCCATCTTCTTATCAGTCTTGTATTATGCTTGATGTTGATGGCATGCCGTATAACAACAATGATATGAGAGTGTCCACCAGCGCCGCTGCGTCTGGTCCTCCCTAAGGCGGATAATCTATTACTGACACCGACACAGCTGTTATTGCTTAGGCGGTCAATGCTGTGTTCCTCCTTTGACTGAACGGCATCAACGGCTTTGACTTGACAGTCCAGGTGGAAGATGAGTACAGAACACAATGGTGGGAGACACCATGGGATTCTTTACTGCTGCGTTCGTTCGGACTGATTTCACCTAGGGTATCCGGACTGGAGTAAACTAATGTAAAGCATCGTTGGCCAGTCAGCTGTATTCCATCCATGCCTTTACACTGCAGTTCTCGCTGATCAGCCCTGAAAAGTCTGTGCCGCAAACCCCCTTTTTACTTGGGACGACAGGGTAGAGTCCCGAATACCGGCGTCTCAGGGGGGAACACAACCTTAGGGACACAACCCTGGCGTCGGTTACAGTGCGGAGTTGGGCCCAGCCCACAAGGATGGATCTTTGTTCTGCCCCTTGCTGCTTTTCCCACCGCCGTAACACACATGTCGATATGTACCGGGTTATCAGGCGTAAGCCACAGAGAGAGTTGCGTCACGAATCCGGAGTGTCCGCGGCTGCGACGGCCAGGTCGTTCGGGCTTGATTACTGCCCCAGACTGGGTTATGCTTTAGGCTCAAACTGGGCGATGCTTTGCAGTTGGAGTGTGGGGAGGCCGTCGCTACGTCGTCGTAAGGGCCTTGGCTACGAATTTCTACGACAAGTACAACGCTCAGTCGAGAATCTGAACAATATGGGTCGATCGTCGTAGCCATGGAGTGTGCATCTTCAGACTTGAGCCGCGATTCGGACGACGGGTGGGTGATTGTCAATCGCTAAGTAGTGGGTGGTCGAGAGTTTCGGACCCCAGAACCAGAAGAGGGGCAGTCTTGAAGTCTGCATAGCATCGAGACTATGGGGGTCCGGTTCAAGGGTGTCTCTTGATTTGAATCATTCGTAAACAGTCCAGATGACGTTCGGGCTTAACGGTGTATTCGCGCCTAATCTCACCGAGATCTGATCTGGTTTGCTTTGCTGTTGTTCGCCAGGACTACGCCACATATGGAAGCTCTCACCTCCTACACAAGCTGTAAGCTCTGGACCTTTCAGAGACCGGTGGCACTGACGCGGATGGCGCATAGCGGGGAGCAGCAGGGATACATCTTCCACGTGGCGCCCCTGAAGCCCTTCCAATCCGGGTCCAGccagtgagtgagtgggtgaaATCTCACTACTactcttcttcatcaaccATATCGCAATTCTACAACAACTgaccaccacccctccccgATGGTATGGTCCGGGCATGATGGACGcccccgcgccgccgccctcctcctcttccttctccgcTGCCCACTACTTTCCGGCACGGCGCCGGGTGTGGCAGGCTTGCACCAACTGCCGGGCCCGCAAGACACGCTGCGATGCCGCGAAGCCCAAGTGTAGCTTGTGTATGGCGCAGGATGTCGAGTGCATCTACCGCGACTCGAACCAGCCGCGCATCGAGCAGAACACGAGGATCCTGCTGGAGCGCATCCAGATGCTCGAGGACCgtctcttctcctcgccaGTCTTTACGGTACAACAACagacgcagcagcagcctgcgAGCATATCCCCGCCGCCCCAAGCCGCGCGGCATCCAACAACGCCGGGatcggcaccggcgtcggGGTCGCGAACGCAGACTGTGGCAACACATGATGCACATGATGCACATGATGCCCATGATGAAAGAGGCCGTCCCGGACAGGAAGACGCTGGGAACGCAATCCAATCGGATGGAAGCTCTCAAATCCCTATCCCCCTATCCCACACGGCGAATGCCAACCATGTGTTTGAGTGGCCCATCGTCAAGCAGTTGTTGTCGGAGATGGAAGAATTCTCCTCAccaacgccaccgccgctgccactGCCGTCAGCGATACCGGGAGGGGTGCGGTTCACAGAAGCTACCGACGTCTTTTTCCACGGGGGATCACACGAGGAACAGTTCAGGTTCCCTCCAGAGTCGTGGAGGCTCTTCCAAGACCGCAGTCTCCCCGTCTCCATCGACGCGGCTGATCGGTATCGAAAGGCGATCCACGAATACTTCGCCGAGGTCAACATCTTCTTTCCGCTGCTCGCGCTGGAGGACGTAGTAGCAACATTCGACGAAGTAGTCGCCTCGGAGCAGACTGCCGGGACGCATGTGTCGCCTCTGGTTGCGCCCTCGAGGTACTGCTTgctgctcctcgtcctgtGCCTGGGGTCGTTCGTCTGCACCGGCGCGAATCGCATCTCGCTTGACGAGACAGCGGGCCGGAGTGGAGGACAGCACCATCGGCCCTCGGGCTCGAGCATATTCGCAGACTTCCCCGGACTTGACGAGCTGTTGTGGCGCAAGTCGAGATTGCTTCTCGGGTTCGTTTCGTCCGAGATCACCCTCGAGGCAGCACAATGCACGATGCTTGCAAGGTAGTCCATgtgtcttggtcttggtcttctGAGGGAAGTCGGCTAAGAGGAGACTAGTTTATACATGAACGCAAACGGTCGGGTGGCAGATTCCTTTCACTGGGCTCATGCTACCGCTGTCAAGTGCGAGGCGCTCGCGAGAAGGTAAGCTGAAAAGGGAGCCCGATAGTTACGGTCCCGAATCTGGTCCCGAGTCACGAACAATATTGACacgaggagagagagacagaggggTCCTCTGCACAGATGACACCGAACGCTACTCGGACACCTTTCGCAGGCTGTTCTGGGTATCGCTGATCTACGAGGGCGACTTCGTGTCGGAGATATCCATCACCTTGCCGTCCGGCATAGCGAGATACGAGGACGTGGTGCCATATCCGGCCCCGGAAACGCCCAAGCACCACGGAGACTACTACTACCACCGCCACgccgccacgacgacggtccCGACAccagacgccgacgccgacgccccGAGCCCTgcctcgacgtccttctACCGgaccgaggagctcgtcgcgTTCCAGATCAgcaccaacgccgccatccggcGGTTCCTGAACCGCGTCAACAGCGTCGTCTACGACAGCAAGGACCAGTTCCGCATGACCCGCGCCAGCTACGCCGACTGGCTGCTGCGCATCACCGCGGACCTGTGGTCCTACCACGGCGCCCTCTACCGCAACCTGCCCGACTTCCTGCTGACGAGCcagccgaggaggaggccccCCGGCCCCCCCGACCACGAGGGTgtctcgagctcgtcgccggcggcggcggcggtgacgacgcCGGGCATCATCcgggtcgaggagctcggcaaCAACCCGTGGAACGTGCTGCGCCTCAAGGGCCGGTACTACGCCGGGCAGTACATCATCCACCGTCCCTTCATCGAGTACGTGATGCTCAACGTGGCGCACTTTGAGACCCATCCGTGCAAGGGGGCGATCCTGGAGAGGTGTAGAATGTGTCTGGAGGGTTGCAAGGGATTCATCAACGTTTTCGACATCGACCCGGCCAACAGTATGACGGGCCTTTTTGCAACCGGCATGGTGTAAGtttctccttttttcttccccttctttttctttttctttttctttcgcGTCGGGTACTAACAGTCGGTAGGACATTCACAATGGTTGTCATCTTGCGCGTGGCGACCATGTGCGGCGTCTTCCGGGAGGTTCTGCCTCCGGATATCGAACAGGCCATGTTTGTTGGCACGCGGAACCTGCGGCGGTTCAGCATCAGCGTGAGAGAGTTTGAGTGGCATCTGGGAGTCCTGGACAGGCTCGAAGCGGCCTGCAAGAacaggatggcggcggcgtagcCCGAGGGGTCGCAAAACAAAACATTTGTCGTGGATCATTTCATCAGATCTCAAAGCCGCTTACGGCTCTAAGATTTCTCAAAagtgaagaagaggatatGATATAGTGACACTGTCTGGGAAAGTTGATAATAACCTTGATTCAAGCAAGTCTACAAGAGTCCCCCCGAGTAACAATAACGCCGATTGTATGCAGCACACAAAATGCCTCGTCTCCCGAAAGAAcagaaaaaaggaagagaaaaacaaCAACCACGCTTTacgaagcaacagcgacaggcgtcccgccggcctgtgcaagcgtcttcctcttcttctcgtccggCGCCAGCTCGAACACCCCGACGCCAGAGACCGTCTCCTTGGGCCCggcgcccccctccctctcggcctcggacgGGATCACCTTGCCCTCCAGCCTCTCGTCCCCGGGCCGCATGGGCGCGTACAGGCTCAGCAGCTCGTTCAGCCTCCCGCGCCGCACGCAGTTCTCGAACTTCCAGCtggcggccagctcgtcgagctccgcGAGCGTCTTGCCGCGGAAGCAGTCGGCCCACTCGGGGATCATGTACTCGGCCATGGTGATGCCGCGGATCCCGCGGAACACGTGCATGTGCATGCGCCACTGCCAGGGGTACTTCTTGGAGTACTCGGCCGGCACGTTGTCCTCGAACCACTTGTGCAGGGGCCCGAAAAGGTTGGGCTGGAGGTGGGCGTCGTCGTACGCCCAGCTGTCCACGGCGAGGTCGCGCTTCTTGCGGATCATGGGGCCGAGGAGCTTGAGCCAGGCCGAGTCCGGGGAGAGGTATGTCATGCCCATGACGTTGACGTCCTTGTAGGCCCAGATACTCCATgctggaaagagagagagcggtCTTTGTCAGTCTCTGTAGGttcggtggtggtggggaaCGAGTAGATGAGATGGGTATTGTCAACGTACCGATGCCCTCGTCTGTGTAGATGGCCATTTGCTTGTCCAGCATCTTGTACCGCTCTTCGTTGTGCTCCTCCCAGTCGGGGTTATACTCTTCGCGCTCGTAGATGGGTCCGAACTCGCCTGTGTCGCAGCAACGTGTCAGATACCAGTAGGGGGTTAGAGGTTCATCAAGCAAACCCCACGGCGGCCAGCTTACCGTTCCAGATCGGCACGTTGTGCTCCTTCATAAAGGCAACCTTGCGGTCGTACATCTGCCGGATGTAGGAATCCTGCTCCTTCAGGCCCTGGTATCTGCCGATGCGGTTGGGGAAGCCGAAGCCGCAGTAGTCGTGCACCGCGTAGACGGAGTTGTCAAACACCTTTGTGAAGCCCGAGAAGTCCATGCTGAAGGTGTTGCCCTCGAGCCAGAGAATGTGCTCCGGGTCCGCCTCGCGGATGGCGGGCACGATGCGGTCGTAGAAGGAGAGGAGGCGCGTCCACTCGACGTCGGCCGGCTCGTTGAGCGGGTTGTAGCCCGCGATCCACGGGTTGCCCGCGTAGCGCTTGGCGATCACCTGCCACAGGTTGATGACTCTGTCTTGGAAGTGCTTGTGGTCCCAGAAGGCGGCGTAGCCGGTCGGGTTGTCCGAGTGCCAGTCTTGGTTCTGTCCACCGGGAGCCGAGTGAAGGTCAAGGATGGTGTAGATTCCGTACTTGGCGCActggagagaggggggaggggggggggagatgtCAGCTTCGATACACTCCGCACGAGTAGGTGTGGTAGAGAAGAAAGACTGGAACTCACAATCTCAATAGCACGGTCGAGATGCTTGAaaccctcctccttgatgacGAAGGGGTTCATGTCGTCCTCGAAGTGGTGGTAGTTGAACGACAGGCGGACGCAGTTGAAGCCGATGGAGGcgaggaactcggcgtcCTTTTCGGTGAAGAAGTACTCGAGGAACCGgtcgaagaagaagtcgcACTTCTCCTTGCCCAAAACCTTGAGCAGCGCGGCACGGATCTGGTGCTCGCGGCCGGGGAACCCGTTCATGAAGTTCTCCATCAGCATCCAGCCGCCGAGAGCCGTCTGCGCGAAGAAATGGTCAGTGACTTATGATATACAAACTGCATCATACAATGACCTACACCGCGTAGGAGAACGGAGTTtccatcggcatcgacgatGCTGGAGCCAGACGTTCTAAGGATTCCGTTCGACATTGTGAAATCGATTGACAACTGTCACCTCTAGCAGTACAGCacagaaaagaaaaccagCTGGAGAATGCGGGAATCAACAAGTCATCGCTCGAGAAACTACCCAGGGTCCTTCGAGCTCCTAAATAGGAACCCGTCTCACGCGAGTGACATACATCCCAAGCTACATCCAATAAGCCGCAACGCACCTTTTACTTGGACTGCGGAGCTCTCGCATGCGTCCCTCAACCCACATGACGTCCCGAACCACTTGCAAATCCCCTCATCTGAGTTGGTTGATACGAGCAAGCAACTCGCGCGTACGCTCCCCTAGAGACCGAGAGCGCGTCCAAAattcccctccccccctcgtGTTTAGCCATCGGGGCAGACTCGAACACTCCCCCGACCCCACGTTTATGGGTCTGAGTCGGGGAACTCGTTCAAATCACCCCCCCCGGCATAAACGACGCTAGGGGGAAGGTTTTGGATGCCCCGAAGTGACTCCACGTTGATGGGTCGGGGGAGACATTTAGCTGC is drawn from Colletotrichum destructivum chromosome 6, complete sequence and contains these coding sequences:
- a CDS encoding Putative glycoside hydrolase, family 5, glycoside hydrolase superfamily encodes the protein MSNGILRTSGSSIVDADGNSVLLRGTALGGWMLMENFMNGFPGREHQIRAALLKVLGKEKCDFFFDRFLEYFFTEKDAEFLASIGFNCVRLSFNYHHFEDDMNPFVIKEEGFKHLDRAIEICAKYGIYTILDLHSAPGGQNQDWHSDNPTGYAAFWDHKHFQDRVINLWQVIAKRYAGNPWIAGYNPLNEPADVEWTRLLSFYDRIVPAIREADPEHILWLEGNTFSMDFSGFTKVFDNSVYAVHDYCGFGFPNRIGRYQGLKEQDSYIRQMYDRKVAFMKEHNVPIWNGEFGPIYEREEYNPDWEEHNEERYKMLDKQMAIYTDEGIAWSIWAYKDVNVMGMTYLSPDSAWLKLLGPMIRKKRDLAVDSWAYDDAHLQPNLFGPLHKWFEDNVPAEYSKKYPWQWRMHMHVFRGIRGITMAEYMIPEWADCFRGKTLAELDELAASWKFENCVRRGRLNELLSLYAPMRPGDERLEGKVIPSEAEREGGAGPKETVSGVGVFELAPDEKKRKTLAQAGGTPVAVAS
- a CDS encoding Putative zn(2)Cys(6) fungal-type DNA-binding domain-containing protein, yielding MMDAPAPPPSSSSFSAAHYFPARRRVWQACTNCRARKTRCDAAKPKCSLCMAQDVECIYRDSNQPRIEQNTRILLERIQMLEDRLFSSPVFTVQQQTQQQPASISPPPQAARHPTTPGSAPASGSRTQTVATHDAHDAHDAHDERGRPGQEDAGNAIQSDGSSQIPIPLSHTANANHVFEWPIVKQLLSEMEEFSSPTPPPLPLPSAIPGGVRFTEATDVFFHGGSHEEQFRFPPESWRLFQDRSLPVSIDAADRYRKAIHEYFAEVNIFFPLLALEDVVATFDEVVASEQTAGTHVSPLVAPSRYCLLLLVLCLGSFVCTGANRISLDETAGRSGGQHHRPSGSSIFADFPGLDELLWRKSRLLLGFVSSEITLEAAQCTMLASLYMNANGRVADSFHWAHATAVKCEALARRGVLCTDDTERYSDTFRRLFWVSLIYEGDFVSEISITLPSGIARYEDVVPYPAPETPKHHGDYYYHRHAATTTVPTPDADADAPSPASTSFYRTEELVAFQISTNAAIRRFLNRVNSVVYDSKDQFRMTRASYADWLLRITADLWSYHGALYRNLPDFLLTSQPRRRPPGPPDHEGVSSSSPAAAAVTTPGIIRVEELGNNPWNVLRLKGRYYAGQYIIHRPFIEYVMLNVAHFETHPCKGAILERCRMCLEGCKGFINVFDIDPANSMTGLFATGMVTFTMVVILRVATMCGVFREVLPPDIEQAMFVGTRNLRRFSISVREFEWHLGVLDRLEAACKNRMAAA